One Fuerstiella marisgermanici DNA window includes the following coding sequences:
- a CDS encoding YdcF family protein produces MNYEVRCSNVIVGFAIGTAAILAIIGGTLGRKAVEKIATALAMPSGMIWYVLTGLVLTAWISHQRKLAALLFVGWAMFSVAGNGIFVAWLVTTIEEPYVQIDPLQSEAYDVVVLLGGGTTIAANDRPQGNASGDRLILAAQLYHQGLAKRLICTGQRIESMDSVGIDPAQASSTVLQGLGVPESAIEQLGGRTTSEEMETLGKRFSDSGQRVGVVTSAWHLPRAMRLAIRNNFHPDPLPADFLSEPKRTLTTGETILSYIPSADSLHATTRVAKECLGMLVGR; encoded by the coding sequence ATGAATTACGAAGTCAGGTGTTCAAATGTCATTGTTGGGTTCGCGATCGGGACGGCCGCCATTCTGGCGATCATCGGGGGGACTCTGGGCCGCAAGGCGGTCGAAAAGATTGCCACGGCTCTGGCGATGCCAAGCGGAATGATCTGGTACGTTTTGACGGGGCTGGTGCTCACCGCGTGGATCTCACACCAAAGAAAACTGGCGGCCCTGCTGTTCGTTGGGTGGGCCATGTTTTCTGTAGCGGGCAACGGCATCTTTGTGGCGTGGCTGGTCACAACGATTGAGGAGCCGTACGTGCAGATCGATCCTCTGCAAAGCGAAGCGTACGATGTCGTGGTGCTGCTCGGCGGCGGCACAACGATTGCCGCAAACGATCGGCCTCAGGGCAACGCGTCGGGCGACCGGCTGATTTTGGCGGCTCAACTTTATCACCAGGGATTGGCAAAACGCCTGATTTGCACAGGGCAGCGAATTGAGAGCATGGATTCTGTCGGAATCGATCCGGCTCAGGCGTCTTCCACCGTATTACAAGGCTTGGGGGTGCCGGAATCAGCCATTGAACAGTTGGGCGGTCGGACGACGTCTGAAGAAATGGAGACGTTGGGTAAACGTTTCAGCGACTCAGGACAACGCGTCGGCGTGGTGACATCGGCATGGCATTTACCTCGAGCCATGCGGCTGGCAATTCGCAATAACTTCCATCCCGACCCGCTACCCGCCGACTTCCTGAGCGAACCGAAGCGCACGCTGACCACTGGTGAGACGATTCTTT
- a CDS encoding diacylglycerol/lipid kinase family protein: protein MPPTATAESNQAGPPGERDRVVIQRNPTSGSGRGAQHILTMVRHLKRMGYRVSLFANRDRLDRFVRRPDVAERIACLVAAGGDGTIASLANRHSQFPIATLPLGTENLVARHLQIPRCGRTVAEIIQQNKVSLFDTAFVNDQRFLLMASAGVDAEVVRRFTAVRKGNISHVSYCWPIVTSFTSYAFPEIQVCDVDGNVLATGSHVIITNIPQYGFRIPFCPASDPHDGQLDVRVFRIAGSFATMIHGLRTRMGFSDRRTDVTRFLATEVRLQSKVANVPVQCDGDPAANCPVTVRIDPKSMKLLVRA, encoded by the coding sequence ATGCCGCCAACCGCCACCGCAGAATCCAATCAGGCCGGCCCGCCAGGCGAGCGTGATCGAGTAGTGATTCAGCGAAATCCGACGTCGGGTTCCGGGCGTGGCGCACAGCACATTCTGACGATGGTGCGACATCTGAAGAGAATGGGTTACCGAGTTAGTTTATTCGCCAATCGAGATCGCCTGGACCGCTTCGTCCGGCGGCCCGATGTGGCGGAACGTATTGCCTGTCTGGTCGCGGCTGGCGGTGATGGCACGATCGCCAGTTTGGCCAATCGGCATTCGCAGTTTCCGATCGCCACACTGCCGCTCGGAACGGAAAACCTTGTCGCTCGCCACCTGCAGATTCCTCGCTGCGGTCGCACAGTGGCCGAGATCATTCAGCAGAACAAGGTTTCGCTGTTCGACACGGCCTTCGTCAACGACCAGCGTTTTCTACTTATGGCCAGTGCCGGTGTCGATGCCGAAGTGGTCCGACGATTTACGGCAGTTCGGAAGGGCAATATCAGCCATGTCAGTTATTGCTGGCCAATCGTCACCAGTTTCACGTCGTACGCCTTTCCTGAAATTCAAGTCTGTGATGTCGACGGCAACGTGTTGGCGACGGGCAGTCATGTAATCATCACCAATATTCCGCAGTACGGTTTTCGGATACCGTTTTGTCCGGCCAGCGACCCTCATGACGGACAATTGGACGTGCGAGTTTTTCGAATTGCCGGTTCGTTTGCGACGATGATTCATGGTTTACGCACCCGGATGGGGTTTTCCGACCGTCGCACCGATGTGACTCGATTTTTAGCGACTGAGGTTCGGTTGCAGTCTAAAGTGGCCAACGTTCCGGTGCAGTGCGATGGCGATCCTGCGGCCAATTGCCCGGTCACAGTCAGAATCGATCCGAAATCCATGAAGCTGTTGGTCCGCGCATGA
- a CDS encoding HAD family hydrolase has protein sequence MSQPEQNLLEGGLLATLPEIEAVAFDAVGTVMYPEPSVSEAYRQAIQQHCGHQIESAEVARVVKLALTERSRDSDLRTSEETERQFWADLIRRLCPAATGNGNAHSDGFQDCFDHLFDHFRRAENWRCFEDATGLIDELYRRGLQTAIASNFDQRLNAVCDGLPELKHVGHRVISSVVGWRKPAKPFFDAVSQQIGVAPNRILFVGDDLTNDVEGASAAGMQAAWVCRSAVGVTPTTGGAVKITSLRQLIGVNEAADKVAGVDRGSASIP, from the coding sequence ATGAGCCAACCGGAGCAAAACTTGTTAGAAGGCGGCCTGCTGGCCACATTGCCGGAAATCGAAGCCGTGGCGTTCGATGCGGTGGGCACTGTCATGTACCCGGAACCGTCGGTTTCGGAAGCGTATCGGCAAGCGATCCAGCAACATTGCGGCCACCAAATTGAGTCGGCCGAAGTCGCTCGCGTGGTCAAGTTGGCTCTGACCGAACGGTCGCGCGATTCCGATCTGCGGACCAGCGAAGAAACTGAACGCCAGTTTTGGGCTGACCTGATTCGCCGATTGTGTCCCGCAGCAACCGGCAATGGCAACGCACACAGCGACGGATTTCAGGATTGCTTCGACCACCTTTTCGACCACTTCCGGCGTGCGGAAAACTGGCGGTGCTTTGAAGATGCGACGGGCCTGATCGACGAACTTTATCGGCGAGGTCTGCAAACCGCGATCGCTTCCAACTTTGACCAGCGTCTGAACGCGGTCTGCGACGGGCTGCCGGAACTGAAACATGTGGGGCACCGCGTCATTTCCTCCGTTGTTGGCTGGCGAAAACCTGCAAAACCATTCTTTGACGCCGTGTCGCAGCAGATCGGCGTCGCACCGAACCGCATCCTCTTCGTAGGCGACGACCTCACCAATGACGTCGAAGGAGCTTCAGCGGCAGGCATGCAAGCGGCGTGGGTTTGCCGTTCGGCTGTCGGTGTGACGCCAACCACCGGCGGTGCGGTGAAGATCACATCGCTGCGGCAGCTGATTGGGGTGAACGAAGCAGCAGATAAGGTCGCCGGCGTGGACCGTGGGAGTGCTTCGATCCCGTGA
- a CDS encoding LptF/LptG family permease, whose product MIPSLTTFDRYILKRVVHTFAVFFVATYGLYMVIDLFSNVDAFLGEDGSQADVGLSILRYYSYRVAEFLQMTGSILIVISCVTVLGLLEKHSESHPILAAGVPAFRLLRPLVIGGILLNMALVANQELIMPRIAVELQTPRGSQSAETQKVEPVYDYSNCMMHIDGDQVVIEERRLDNATFDLPSELANESYALKCESAVYMPKTDKHPAGWLLRNLTGLFDAEMLTEAGRKRIVPRSNGKDLFIVSDVSFDQLYNRGRNLKLLSSMQLVERIRNPSTGVMPMQRQSLALHSRLTRPMLCLFSIAIALPLVMRRESVSLIMNMAICAFVLGAFYIFTEGCLAMGDARFIRPDLAAWIPVMTMGSASVWTSGYVQT is encoded by the coding sequence ATGATTCCATCGCTGACAACATTCGATCGCTACATCCTGAAAAGGGTAGTCCACACGTTCGCCGTGTTCTTCGTCGCGACGTACGGGTTGTATATGGTGATCGACCTGTTTTCCAACGTCGACGCTTTTCTGGGCGAAGACGGTTCTCAAGCGGACGTCGGCCTGTCCATCCTGCGATACTACTCCTACCGCGTCGCCGAATTCCTGCAGATGACCGGGTCGATACTGATCGTGATTTCATGCGTCACAGTCCTCGGCCTGCTGGAAAAACACTCAGAATCGCACCCCATTCTGGCCGCCGGTGTGCCCGCGTTTCGCCTGCTGCGGCCGCTGGTGATCGGCGGGATCCTGCTAAATATGGCGTTGGTGGCCAACCAGGAACTCATCATGCCGCGAATCGCCGTCGAACTGCAGACGCCTCGTGGAAGTCAGAGTGCAGAAACTCAGAAGGTTGAGCCCGTTTACGATTATTCCAACTGCATGATGCACATTGACGGCGACCAGGTGGTTATCGAAGAACGGCGGCTGGACAATGCAACCTTTGACCTGCCGAGCGAACTGGCCAACGAATCGTATGCATTAAAGTGTGAGTCGGCTGTGTACATGCCCAAGACCGACAAGCACCCGGCAGGCTGGTTGTTGAGAAATCTGACGGGTCTGTTTGACGCAGAGATGCTGACAGAAGCCGGCCGAAAACGCATTGTGCCGCGCAGCAATGGGAAGGATTTGTTTATCGTTTCCGACGTCAGTTTCGATCAACTGTACAATCGAGGTCGAAACCTGAAGCTGTTGTCATCCATGCAACTCGTGGAACGAATCCGCAACCCTTCGACCGGTGTGATGCCCATGCAGCGTCAAAGCCTGGCTTTGCATTCCCGGCTGACTCGACCAATGCTGTGCCTGTTTTCCATCGCGATTGCGTTACCGTTGGTGATGCGACGCGAATCTGTCAGCCTGATCATGAACATGGCCATCTGCGCGTTCGTGCTGGGCGCGTTTTACATCTTCACGGAAGGCTGCCTCGCTATGGGCGACGCAAGATTTATCCGTCCTGACCTGGCCGCATGGATTCCCGTGATGACTATGGGCAGCGCAAGTGTCTGGACGTCAGGTTACGTTCAAACGTAA
- a CDS encoding DUF6793 family protein, whose protein sequence is MERFAQKRIMPPQTTKPGRTAKGELMALYEIETESHIMVGWASSLEQAEHIAAQHYPEEKIRRIAKRPRDLWVISKRLLGLTGNGEPCDVARDCLNRASGDKLHAIRLYMIDTGSDLKEAQRVIESNMAMGW, encoded by the coding sequence ATGGAACGATTTGCACAAAAGCGTATCATGCCGCCGCAAACGACAAAACCAGGCAGGACAGCGAAGGGCGAATTGATGGCGTTGTATGAAATTGAAACGGAATCGCACATCATGGTCGGATGGGCGAGTAGTCTTGAACAGGCCGAACACATCGCCGCTCAACACTACCCTGAAGAAAAAATTCGACGCATCGCCAAACGTCCTCGCGACCTGTGGGTGATCAGCAAACGGTTGCTGGGCCTGACGGGGAACGGGGAACCCTGCGATGTCGCTCGCGACTGCCTGAACCGAGCGTCCGGCGACAAGCTGCACGCCATTCGGTTATACATGATCGACACAGGCTCAGACCTGAAGGAAGCTCAACGAGTCATCGAATCGAATATGGCAATGGGCTGGTAG
- a CDS encoding PVC-type heme-binding CxxCH protein — MPRILPVLLVALAGIAAADEFPAPVNTQAAGEHPPSPREMLDLFELPEGFQVKLFAGEPDVQQPIAFDFDDKGRIWVAENYTYSSHGKIDPNLRDRVIILHDKDGDGEHDERKVFWDKGSMLTGLTWGYGGLWILNDGTLSFIPDKDGDDVPDDEPVVMLNGWTKNAGHNFVSGLLWGPNGWLYGRHGITDTSYPGTPDTPKEERQPINCGIWRFHPTKHTFEVVCHGTTNPWGLDYNEVGDMFMTNNVIGHLWHVIPGAHYERMFGQDFNPHLYELMPQIADHYHWDTTGKWSESRDGVADDLGGGHSHCGGMIYYGQNFPKEYHGKIFMCNTHGRCVNVNRLERKGSTYVGKREPNFLKVNTPWFRGVELKYGPRGCVYLTDWSDNGECHDHDGVHRTSGRIYRISYGEVENRAFDLQAQSIHELLQIATSNSSKQEWHRRRASRLFTEKYAESTEAAKSNIRLTNTGYWSHESSAYKVQRHMIQKFQNLAAVDALSDEQISRALICKDELLRSLAVEQITSKPEMLNRLHGLMDAWIHHNEESPVVLMTYASAIQRYAGEIHRNGTLVGRFPGQSALLKLARSCKADHALQLMTWYAFEKAESQSHIHFQAVWIEDPKIRSFMMRRLASDWQRNGHFVVDQLKILGHAIYGAPSDAVRTEDPKHAALTLLQGISEGMKGQVGLKKPRHWKAVREMLTKIDDPKIDRFVAEMSAAFGDLDATGDLLDLIDDRDGDHLVRSRAIENVARLKVPNAVSILLPHLTDRAVYVDVARALASFDDPRIPAELLKRWDGLRHGSQEAAMDTLVSRKSYAVELVKAIDDGRVDSGALTAAHVRQLVSFNDPNITKIIEAKWGVVNQSSEAKQTMIGDLKQRLTPDVLAAADLENGAALFKKSCANCHKLYGEGGKIGPDLTGANRGNMDYLLGNIVDPSGEVPKQFTVSVIALTSGRVITGVVIGETEQVITVQTDKEQMTIAVADIEERTRTTKSLMPDGLLDALTEDQRRDLIAFIQHRAGTHRQAVGVAGE; from the coding sequence ATGCCACGCATACTCCCTGTTCTACTAGTCGCACTGGCAGGAATTGCGGCCGCCGATGAATTCCCGGCTCCGGTGAATACTCAGGCCGCTGGCGAACACCCGCCGTCGCCGCGCGAGATGCTGGACCTGTTCGAATTGCCGGAAGGCTTTCAAGTGAAGCTGTTCGCCGGTGAGCCCGATGTACAGCAGCCAATTGCCTTCGACTTCGACGACAAGGGGCGCATCTGGGTCGCGGAAAACTACACGTACAGCTCGCATGGCAAAATCGATCCCAACCTGCGAGACCGCGTCATTATTCTGCACGACAAAGACGGCGACGGCGAACACGACGAACGCAAAGTGTTCTGGGACAAAGGCAGCATGCTGACGGGGCTCACGTGGGGCTACGGAGGTCTCTGGATTCTGAACGACGGCACTCTGTCATTCATCCCCGACAAAGACGGCGACGACGTTCCTGATGACGAACCGGTCGTAATGCTAAACGGCTGGACAAAGAACGCCGGGCACAACTTTGTTAGCGGCCTGCTGTGGGGCCCGAATGGCTGGCTGTACGGTCGACATGGCATCACCGACACATCGTACCCCGGCACGCCGGATACTCCGAAGGAAGAACGACAGCCAATCAACTGCGGCATCTGGCGGTTTCATCCAACGAAGCACACGTTTGAAGTCGTCTGTCACGGCACGACCAACCCGTGGGGGCTCGATTACAACGAAGTCGGCGACATGTTCATGACCAACAACGTGATCGGTCATCTATGGCACGTGATTCCGGGAGCTCACTACGAACGCATGTTCGGCCAGGACTTTAATCCTCATCTGTACGAACTGATGCCTCAAATTGCCGACCACTATCACTGGGACACGACCGGCAAGTGGTCCGAAAGCCGCGACGGAGTGGCCGATGACCTCGGCGGCGGCCACAGCCACTGCGGCGGCATGATCTACTACGGCCAGAATTTCCCAAAGGAATATCATGGCAAAATCTTTATGTGCAACACTCACGGCCGCTGCGTCAACGTGAACCGTCTGGAACGCAAAGGCAGCACGTATGTCGGCAAGCGAGAACCCAATTTTCTGAAGGTCAACACGCCCTGGTTTCGCGGCGTGGAATTAAAATACGGCCCCCGTGGCTGCGTGTATCTGACCGACTGGTCCGACAACGGCGAGTGCCATGACCACGATGGAGTGCATCGCACGAGTGGACGGATTTATCGGATTTCGTATGGCGAGGTCGAAAATCGAGCGTTCGACCTGCAAGCTCAATCGATTCATGAACTCCTTCAAATTGCGACGTCCAACAGTTCTAAACAAGAATGGCACCGCCGCCGTGCGTCGCGGCTTTTCACCGAAAAGTATGCGGAGTCAACGGAGGCAGCAAAATCCAACATCCGCCTGACCAACACAGGTTATTGGTCCCATGAGTCCTCTGCTTATAAAGTTCAACGCCATATGATTCAAAAGTTTCAGAATTTGGCTGCTGTGGATGCGTTGAGTGATGAACAGATTTCCCGAGCGCTGATTTGTAAGGACGAATTGCTGCGTAGTCTTGCAGTGGAACAAATCACCAGCAAACCGGAGATGCTCAACCGGCTGCACGGGCTCATGGACGCGTGGATCCATCACAACGAAGAGTCTCCTGTCGTCTTGATGACGTATGCGTCAGCAATTCAGAGGTATGCGGGGGAAATTCACCGTAACGGAACATTGGTCGGAAGATTCCCTGGTCAGTCGGCACTGCTCAAGCTGGCACGATCTTGCAAAGCTGATCACGCACTGCAGTTGATGACGTGGTACGCTTTCGAAAAGGCGGAAAGCCAGTCGCACATTCACTTTCAGGCGGTGTGGATTGAAGATCCCAAAATCCGTTCTTTCATGATGAGACGCCTTGCATCCGATTGGCAACGCAATGGGCACTTTGTAGTCGATCAACTGAAGATTTTGGGACATGCGATCTACGGCGCACCAAGCGACGCCGTACGCACGGAAGACCCGAAGCATGCAGCGCTCACTCTTCTTCAGGGGATATCCGAGGGTATGAAGGGGCAGGTCGGTCTCAAGAAACCTCGCCACTGGAAGGCAGTCCGAGAAATGCTCACGAAAATTGACGACCCCAAAATCGACCGATTCGTCGCTGAAATGTCTGCTGCATTCGGCGATCTCGACGCGACCGGGGATCTCTTAGACCTGATTGACGACCGTGATGGCGACCACTTGGTTCGTTCGCGAGCAATCGAAAATGTGGCGAGGCTGAAAGTGCCGAATGCCGTGTCGATTCTCCTCCCGCACCTCACCGACCGAGCTGTCTACGTCGACGTAGCCCGCGCATTGGCCTCCTTCGACGATCCTCGCATCCCCGCAGAACTGCTGAAACGCTGGGACGGGTTGCGGCACGGCAGTCAGGAAGCGGCGATGGATACTCTGGTGAGTCGCAAGTCGTACGCGGTGGAACTCGTCAAGGCGATTGATGATGGGCGAGTGGACAGCGGTGCTCTGACGGCGGCTCATGTGAGGCAGTTGGTTTCCTTTAACGATCCGAACATCACCAAAATCATCGAAGCAAAATGGGGCGTCGTTAATCAGTCGTCCGAAGCGAAGCAGACAATGATCGGAGACCTGAAGCAACGGCTCACCCCGGACGTGCTGGCTGCGGCCGATCTGGAAAACGGTGCTGCGTTGTTCAAGAAGTCGTGTGCCAACTGCCACAAGCTGTACGGCGAAGGCGGAAAGATCGGTCCGGACCTGACCGGGGCTAACCGAGGCAACATGGACTACCTTCTGGGAAATATCGTCGATCCCAGCGGCGAAGTCCCGAAGCAGTTCACCGTGTCCGTGATCGCTTTAACTTCCGGCCGAGTCATCACGGGCGTTGTGATCGGCGAAACAGAACAGGTCATAACCGTCCAAACCGACAAAGAACAAATGACGATCGCCGTCGCCGATATCGAAGAACGCACGCGCACCACCAAATCCCTCATGCCCGACGGCCTGCTGGACGCCCTCACCGAAGACCAGCGCCGAGACCTCATCGCCTTCATCCAACATCGGGCCGGTACGCACCGGCAGGCGGTTGGCGTGGCGGGCGAGTGA